In Rhipicephalus microplus isolate Deutch F79 chromosome 7, USDA_Rmic, whole genome shotgun sequence, one genomic interval encodes:
- the LOC142767458 gene encoding uncharacterized protein LOC142767458 — MSGGAQRDAASVAAGVAAGGDAARSWRALHADLRPTGSSADTCAADLKKPSSWEPKPPPLPDADYKVILRIRGGLDCTKLHPCVLRQLVLKAVGLPISSPDQIRVNPTSHTVLVSTSSMDRADLYHNIRTLKFNGVPYEVVTHVADPVDSCRGRFHLPLDYADEEILPTLQRCNPAMTIGAARRLSTTETILVVFRGTHVPFYINYEGCTLRCRPFRLKVEACTRCRKIGHRQDVCPSTPDAICHKCGLKDSSMDHECEPVCVVCGGAHITGSPLCKQRYKTKTPKYQTPKPSEVPSSRTPSLNRSQERGPQRGRSKSKRRGPNSTPKELDFPTQSTNPHSTSHLPNPLKVSWAQAASSNCSLSQNISLEKVLAENASLKAEIQKLKLELQSRMPLSNLSQHSEPRSFIPAQSPPAVEPTIPLPPTDMDTTMPRDTSQLPPSNKRKTPATPREEESLSDTVLTLNDRINALENKTQKKFAVIESKISHIESRFTAQETGQAAINDKLDKFLDFVQTQMQQTTAWIAAVTANNPNIAVPAFSPTPPPDNGCKP; from the coding sequence ATGAGTGGAGGCGCCCAGCGCGACGCGGCCAGCGTCGCAGCGGGCGTCGCTGCTGGAGGCGACGCCgctcgctcatggcgtgctctacATGCTGACCTTCGTCCCACTGGTTCATCGGCTGACACCTGCGCAGCGGATCTGAAGAAACCATCTTCATGGGAGCCTAAACCTCCACCACTGCCCGATGCGGACTACAAGGTGATTCTTCGGATACGCGGGGGTCTCGACTGTACCAAGTTGCACCCCTGTGTCTTACGACAACTCGTTCTCAAAGCAGTTGGACTTCCCATCAGCAGCCCTGATCAAATCAGGGTCAATCCCACCAGTCACACAGTGCTCGTGAGTACGTCAAGCATGGACCGAGCAGATTTATACCACAACATCCGGACCTTAAAGTTCAACGGAGTCCCCTACGAAGTCGTCACCCACGTTGCCGACCCTGTAGATTCTTGTCGTGGAAGGTTTCATCTCCCTCTGGATTACGCTGACGAGGAAATCCTTCCAACCCTCCAAAGATGTAATCCAGCCATGACCATTGGGGCCGCTCGCCGACTGAGCACCACCGAAACCATCTTGGTTGTTTTCCGTGGCACGCACGTCCCTTTTTACATCAACTACGAAGGCTGCACGCTTCGCTGCCGCCCATTCCGACTGAAGGTGGAAGCCTGCACCCGTTGCCGAAAAATTGGACATCGCCAGGATGTCTGCCCCTCTACTCCCGATGCAATCTGTCACAAGTGCGGACTGAAGGATTCCTCAATGGACCATGAATGTGAACCCGTCTGTGTCGTGTGTGGTGGAGCTCACATCACCGGTTCCCCATTGTGCAAACAGCGTTACAAGACTAAGACACCTAAATACCAGACACCTAAGCCCTCAGAAGTTCCATCATCCCGGACACCGAGCCTTAATCGCTCGCAAGAGCGTGGCCCACAGCGGGGTCGCAGCAAGAGCAAGAGGCGGGGCCCAAACTCGACTCCCAAAGAACTTGACTTCCCGACCCAGTCAACGAACCCCCATTCCACCAGTCATCTGCCAAACCCATTAAAGGTAAGCTGGGCACAGGCAGCTTCCTCTAACTGCTCCTTATCTCAAAACATTAGCCTAGAAAAAGTTCTAGCTGAAAACGCTAGCCTCAAGGCAGAAATTCAAAAGTTAAAGCTCGAGCTACAATCCCGAATGCCCCTTAGCAATCTTTCGCAGCATTCCGAACCACGATCTTTCATTCCTGCTCAATCGCCCCCTGCTGTTGAACCCACGATACCTCTTCCTCCTACTGACATGGACACTACAATGCCTCGAGACACCTCCCAGCTGCCACCCTCAAATAAGCGCAAAACCCCTGCCACACCACGCGAAGAAGAATCTCTCAGCGACACAGTTCTAACTCTTAACGATAGGATAAACGCCCTCGAAAATAAAACACAGAAGAAATTCGCCGTCATTGAAAGTAAGATTTCTCACATAGAGAGCAGATTCACAGCTCAGGAGACGGGCCAAGCTGCCATAAATGACAAACTTGACAAGTTTCTAGATTTTGTACAAACTCAAATGCAGCAGACCACTGCATGGATTGCGGCCGTCACGGCCAATAATCCAAATATAGCCGTACCCGCCTTCTCTCCTACACCCCCTCCCGACAATGGCTGCAAACCCTAA